In the genome of Thiomicrospira aerophila AL3, one region contains:
- the prmA gene encoding 50S ribosomal protein L11 methyltransferase, with translation MAWIQITSTVAEAQAEPLSDALMELGALSVTFAETGEQEIFEPELGTTPIWQQTRVMGLFDAQVNSAECLLGLTQLMPELSPSQFKVELIEDKDWVREWMDQFQPMQFGTNLWIVPSWLAAPHPDATNLLLDPGLAFGTGTHPTTAMCLTWLDANPPVNKSVIDYGCGSGILAIAAAKLGANSVYATDIDPQAITATLDNAQRNQVTVQAGLVNDIKLPQSQLILANILAGPLAELAPILSQYLVTDGQLVLSGLLVSQSEQLITCYREVGIDLQLANQHEDWALLVGVKATPTS, from the coding sequence ATGGCTTGGATTCAAATCACCAGCACGGTTGCTGAAGCGCAGGCTGAACCCCTTTCCGATGCACTCATGGAACTGGGTGCGCTGTCTGTGACTTTTGCTGAAACCGGTGAACAAGAAATATTTGAACCTGAGCTTGGCACGACGCCGATTTGGCAACAAACTCGGGTAATGGGATTATTTGATGCACAGGTTAACTCTGCTGAATGCCTACTTGGACTCACTCAACTGATGCCCGAACTCTCACCGAGTCAATTTAAAGTTGAGCTCATTGAAGATAAAGACTGGGTTCGTGAATGGATGGATCAATTCCAACCCATGCAGTTCGGTACAAACCTGTGGATTGTGCCTAGTTGGTTAGCGGCACCCCACCCAGATGCGACAAATTTACTCCTTGATCCAGGTCTGGCGTTTGGCACCGGCACCCATCCAACCACTGCCATGTGCTTAACCTGGTTGGATGCTAATCCGCCCGTTAACAAATCTGTTATTGACTATGGTTGCGGCTCAGGTATTTTAGCGATTGCCGCGGCTAAACTAGGAGCCAACTCGGTTTATGCCACTGATATTGATCCACAGGCCATTACGGCCACACTTGATAATGCCCAGCGCAATCAGGTGACCGTGCAAGCAGGCCTGGTAAATGACATCAAACTACCCCAATCACAGCTGATTCTCGCGAATATCCTAGCGGGGCCATTAGCTGAACTCGCCCCCATTTTAAGCCAATACCTAGTCACCGATGGGCAACTGGTGTTATCAGGCCTGCTTGTTAGCCAGTCCGAACAACTGATCACCTGTTATCGCGAGGTTGGTATTGATCTTCAACTAGCAAACCAGCACGAAGACTGGGCATTACTGGTGGGCGTCAAAGCCACCCCAACGTCATAG
- the dusB gene encoding tRNA dihydrouridine synthase DusB, with product MSWQLGPYQLPNKWVLAPMAGVSDSALRSICYKQGAGYAIGEMLSAQTHLWETKKSATRQVNMADPEPRAIQLLGIDPKALADAAQRQVAQGAQVIDLNLGCPAKKVCQQAAGSALLAYPEQVASIFNAVVAAVDVPVTVKIRTGINAEHKNGLEIAKIAEGCGLSAITVHGRTRADKFNGQAEYDTIALIKQTVSIPVIANGDICSAEDAQFVLNYTNADAIMLGRAVLGRPWLFNQIDAWVNNKTLLPDPSLMARQHIMRDHLDAIYRLYGETQGVRIARKHLGWYAQHLPAGDRLRQMFNRLDVSTKQQACIDKYFDALDTRLELESC from the coding sequence ATGAGCTGGCAACTCGGCCCCTATCAGCTTCCAAATAAATGGGTGCTCGCGCCAATGGCCGGAGTAAGCGATAGTGCTTTACGAAGCATCTGCTATAAACAGGGTGCCGGTTATGCGATTGGGGAAATGCTAAGCGCGCAAACCCACCTATGGGAAACCAAAAAATCTGCGACTCGACAGGTCAATATGGCAGATCCTGAACCGCGCGCCATTCAGTTGTTAGGTATTGACCCTAAAGCCTTGGCTGATGCCGCACAGCGCCAAGTTGCTCAAGGCGCACAAGTGATTGATCTTAATCTAGGCTGTCCGGCTAAAAAAGTCTGTCAACAAGCAGCCGGTTCGGCCTTATTGGCCTACCCTGAGCAGGTTGCCAGTATTTTTAATGCAGTAGTGGCAGCGGTAGATGTCCCCGTGACTGTCAAAATTCGAACTGGTATTAATGCCGAGCATAAAAATGGGCTTGAGATCGCCAAAATCGCCGAAGGCTGTGGCTTAAGCGCTATTACGGTTCATGGTCGAACTCGCGCAGATAAATTTAACGGCCAAGCTGAATATGACACTATCGCGCTGATCAAACAAACCGTATCTATCCCAGTGATTGCCAATGGCGATATTTGTTCTGCCGAAGACGCGCAATTTGTATTAAACTATACGAATGCCGATGCGATTATGTTAGGCCGCGCTGTACTGGGTCGACCTTGGCTTTTTAATCAAATTGACGCATGGGTGAACAACAAAACCCTGTTGCCAGATCCAAGCTTAATGGCAAGACAACATATTATGCGTGATCATTTAGATGCCATTTACCGATTGTACGGCGAAACCCAAGGTGTAAGAATAGCGCGCAAACACTTGGGATGGTACGCCCAGCATTTACCTGCAGGTGATCGTTTACGCCAGATGTTCAATCGACTGGATGTATCGACCAAACAACAAGCCTGCATCGACAAATATTTTGATGCGTTAGACACAAGACTAGAATTAGAATCATGCTAA
- a CDS encoding helix-turn-helix domain-containing protein, which produces MLKPLPLEHHLIDSLDYYFNTLEGEKVSNLHAMVIQQVEKPLIEYVLAQTAGNQSQTAAMLGINRNTLRKKMQHYNLMPSND; this is translated from the coding sequence ATGCTAAAACCCTTGCCCCTCGAACATCACTTAATTGATAGCCTCGACTACTACTTTAATACCCTAGAAGGCGAAAAAGTCAGTAATCTTCATGCCATGGTGATTCAACAAGTTGAAAAACCTTTAATTGAATACGTACTGGCCCAAACGGCAGGCAATCAATCTCAAACGGCGGCAATGCTAGGCATCAATCGCAACACCCTTCGAAAAAAGATGCAGCACTACAACCTAATGCCTTCTAATGACTAA
- the purH gene encoding bifunctional phosphoribosylaminoimidazolecarboxamide formyltransferase/IMP cyclohydrolase, with translation MKPVRRALISVSDKTGIIDFAKSLSQFGVEILSTGGTYKALRDAGLVVTEVSEYTGFPEMMDGRVKTLHPKVHGGLLGRRGTDDAIMAEHGIKPIDMVVVNLYPFEATVAKADCSLEDAIENIDIGGPTMLRSAAKNHKDVAVVTDPKDYARILEEMQANAGQLSHATRFDLAIKTFEQTARYDGAIANYFGTLFTEDKTDAFPRTFNTQFVKKQSMRYGENPHQNAAFYVERNASEASVSTATQLQGKELSFNNIADTDAALELVKTFEQTACVIVKHANPCGVATGGNLFEAYDRAYKTDPTSAFGGIIAFNRELDAQTAQAIVDRQFVEVIIAPSISQAAQAIVEAKKNVRLLACGELNGQQAAYDYKRVTGGLLVQDRDLGMITEADLKVVSKIAPTPEQMQDLLFAWKVAKYVKSNAIVYVKDGMTIGVGAGQMSRVYSAKIAGIKAADEGLEVKGSVMASDAFFPFRDGIDAAAAAGIKAVIHPGGSMRDEEVIAAANEHGIAMVFTGMRHFKH, from the coding sequence ATGAAACCCGTCCGTCGTGCCTTAATTAGCGTATCCGACAAAACCGGCATTATTGATTTTGCCAAATCCTTGAGCCAATTCGGTGTCGAAATTTTATCCACCGGCGGCACCTACAAAGCCTTGCGTGATGCAGGCCTGGTGGTGACAGAAGTATCGGAATACACCGGATTTCCAGAAATGATGGATGGCCGCGTCAAAACCCTGCACCCTAAAGTCCATGGTGGCTTATTAGGACGTCGCGGTACCGATGATGCAATTATGGCCGAACATGGCATTAAACCGATTGATATGGTGGTGGTTAATCTTTATCCATTCGAAGCGACGGTCGCTAAAGCCGATTGCTCACTTGAAGACGCGATTGAAAACATCGACATTGGCGGCCCAACTATGTTGCGTTCTGCCGCCAAAAATCATAAAGATGTCGCTGTGGTTACCGACCCTAAAGATTACGCGCGTATTTTAGAAGAAATGCAAGCCAATGCTGGCCAGCTATCGCACGCCACCCGCTTTGACTTAGCGATCAAAACCTTTGAACAAACCGCGCGTTATGACGGCGCAATTGCCAACTATTTCGGCACCCTATTCACTGAAGACAAAACCGACGCCTTCCCGCGTACCTTCAATACGCAATTTGTTAAAAAACAGTCAATGCGTTATGGCGAAAACCCACATCAAAACGCCGCATTTTATGTGGAGCGCAATGCCTCAGAAGCGTCGGTTTCAACTGCTACCCAACTGCAAGGCAAAGAATTATCTTTTAACAACATTGCCGATACCGATGCGGCCTTGGAATTGGTTAAAACCTTTGAACAAACCGCTTGTGTGATTGTAAAACACGCCAACCCTTGCGGCGTTGCCACCGGTGGCAATCTGTTTGAAGCCTATGACCGCGCTTATAAGACCGACCCGACCTCGGCATTCGGCGGCATTATTGCCTTTAACCGCGAATTAGACGCCCAAACCGCGCAAGCGATTGTGGATCGTCAATTTGTGGAAGTCATTATTGCCCCTAGCATTAGCCAAGCAGCACAAGCTATCGTTGAGGCCAAGAAAAACGTGCGCCTACTTGCCTGTGGCGAATTAAACGGCCAACAAGCCGCTTATGATTACAAACGCGTCACTGGCGGTTTATTGGTACAGGATCGCGATTTAGGCATGATTACCGAAGCCGACTTAAAAGTCGTCAGCAAAATCGCACCGACCCCAGAACAAATGCAAGACTTGCTATTTGCGTGGAAAGTGGCGAAATACGTGAAATCCAACGCTATTGTGTATGTGAAAGACGGCATGACCATTGGCGTCGGTGCAGGCCAAATGAGCCGCGTGTATAGCGCCAAAATCGCTGGGATTAAAGCCGCCGATGAAGGTTTGGAAGTGAAAGGTTCGGTGATGGCATCGGATGCGTTTTTCCCATTCCGTGACGGCATTGATGCGGCAGCAGCAGCGGGTATTAAAGCCGTGATTCATCCGGGTGGTTCAATGCGTGACGAAGAAGTTATCGCCGCCGCCAATGAGCATGGGATTGCGATGGTGTTCACTGGGATGCGCCACTTTAAACACTAA
- the purD gene encoding phosphoribosylamine--glycine ligase, translating to MKVLIIGNGGREHALAWKTAQAPNTQVFVAPGNAGTALEPNLTNVNISATDIPGLVKFAQDNAIDLAIVGPEAPLVLGVVDAFTAAGLKCFGPTKGAAQLEGSKAFSKDFLAKHAIPTAEYQVFTEVDPALAYIAQKGTPIVIKADGLAAGKGVIIAQNSAEAEAAIKDMLAGNKFGAAGSRVVVEEFLAGEEASFIVMADGVNALAMATSQDHKARDNGDLGPNTGGMGAYSPAPVVTQAIHDRVMTEVIYPTIRGMAADGLPYTGFLYAGLMIDAAGNPKVLEFNCRFGDPETQPIMMRLQSNLADLCLAALEQKLDSVKVEWDSRPALGVVIAAGGYPNDYATGHVISGLEAAAQIPNAKVFHAGTQLNANNEVTTNGGRVLCATSLGENVAEAQAHAYAVADKISWQDHFYRTDIGYRAVAREQQAK from the coding sequence ATGAAAGTATTAATTATTGGTAACGGTGGTCGCGAACATGCTTTGGCATGGAAAACGGCACAAGCCCCTAACACTCAGGTTTTTGTTGCGCCAGGTAATGCCGGCACAGCGCTTGAGCCAAACTTAACTAATGTCAATATCAGTGCAACGGACATACCAGGCCTGGTGAAGTTTGCGCAAGACAATGCGATTGATTTGGCCATCGTTGGCCCAGAAGCACCGCTGGTATTAGGGGTGGTCGATGCCTTCACTGCGGCTGGTTTAAAATGTTTTGGCCCAACAAAAGGTGCGGCGCAACTAGAAGGCTCTAAAGCCTTTAGTAAAGACTTTTTAGCTAAACACGCTATTCCAACCGCTGAATATCAAGTATTTACCGAAGTTGACCCAGCGTTAGCCTATATTGCTCAAAAAGGCACGCCAATTGTAATTAAAGCCGATGGCCTTGCAGCGGGTAAAGGCGTGATTATTGCGCAAAACAGTGCAGAAGCCGAAGCTGCCATAAAAGACATGCTAGCAGGCAATAAATTTGGTGCCGCCGGCTCGCGCGTGGTGGTGGAAGAGTTTTTAGCGGGTGAAGAAGCAAGCTTTATTGTCATGGCTGATGGAGTCAATGCCCTGGCCATGGCGACCTCACAAGATCACAAAGCACGTGATAATGGCGATCTAGGCCCTAACACTGGTGGCATGGGAGCCTACAGCCCTGCGCCCGTTGTTACCCAAGCCATCCATGATCGCGTTATGACCGAGGTCATTTATCCCACCATCCGTGGCATGGCGGCGGATGGCTTACCCTACACTGGCTTTTTATATGCAGGCCTGATGATTGATGCGGCAGGAAATCCCAAAGTATTAGAGTTTAACTGCCGTTTTGGTGATCCAGAAACCCAGCCCATTATGATGCGCCTACAATCGAATCTTGCCGACCTATGCTTAGCCGCGCTAGAGCAAAAGCTTGATAGCGTCAAAGTCGAATGGGACTCTCGTCCCGCGCTCGGTGTCGTCATTGCTGCCGGCGGCTATCCAAACGACTATGCAACCGGTCATGTGATCAGCGGTCTTGAGGCTGCCGCACAAATACCTAATGCGAAAGTATTTCATGCCGGCACCCAACTCAATGCCAATAATGAAGTGACCACCAACGGTGGGCGGGTACTTTGCGCAACCAGTTTGGGTGAAAACGTCGCCGAGGCACAAGCCCATGCTTATGCGGTAGCGGACAAAATATCCTGGCAAGATCATTTTTATCGCACCGATATTGGCTATCGTGCGGTTGCGCGCGAACAGCAGGCTAAATAA
- a CDS encoding heme ABC transporter ATP-binding protein, with product MSMISVADFNLTLNGKAILQQVSVEIEAGEVLVILGPNGAGKSSLLKVLAGEFEAYKPAVQFHQRPLSSYAPRELAQLRAVMPQSVHLDFPFLAEEVVSMAIPYAGKAEVKRRVDEALALFDVSHLAQRNYLTLSGGEQQRVQLARVLAQILTAAKQAEQTGGLPPLLLLDECTSNLDLAHQQQVFKVLRRLARDVKMAVVAVLHDLNLASHYADRALLLSEGKIVQQGPVHQVLTQSTIEAVYQTPVEIIERPGTWPIIVPG from the coding sequence ATGAGTATGATTTCAGTAGCAGACTTTAATTTAACGTTGAATGGCAAAGCGATTTTGCAACAGGTTTCAGTAGAGATTGAAGCGGGTGAAGTGTTGGTGATTTTGGGTCCAAACGGTGCGGGTAAATCCAGTTTACTCAAGGTGTTGGCGGGTGAGTTCGAGGCTTATAAGCCCGCCGTACAATTTCATCAACGTCCGTTATCCAGTTATGCGCCGCGTGAGTTGGCGCAGTTGCGTGCGGTCATGCCGCAATCGGTGCATTTGGATTTCCCGTTTTTGGCGGAAGAAGTGGTCAGTATGGCGATTCCTTATGCCGGCAAAGCGGAAGTAAAGCGCCGAGTAGACGAGGCGTTGGCGTTGTTTGATGTCAGTCATCTTGCTCAGCGCAACTATCTCACCTTGTCCGGTGGTGAGCAACAACGGGTGCAGTTGGCACGGGTGTTGGCGCAAATATTAACGGCGGCCAAACAAGCTGAACAGACGGGCGGCTTGCCACCGTTATTGTTGCTCGATGAATGCACCTCCAACTTGGACTTAGCCCACCAGCAGCAGGTGTTTAAGGTACTGCGCCGTTTGGCGCGCGATGTCAAGATGGCGGTCGTGGCGGTGTTGCATGACCTAAACTTGGCATCACACTATGCCGACCGCGCGTTGTTATTGTCGGAAGGCAAAATCGTTCAACAAGGGCCGGTTCATCAGGTCCTAACTCAGTCGACGATTGAAGCCGTGTATCAAACACCGGTTGAGATTATTGAGAGGCCAGGCACTTGGCCAATCATTGTGCCTGGTTAG
- a CDS encoding FecCD family ABC transporter permease, with translation MRLIKCAPCGLSVLVIVVLLMAVVSMTIGAIQIGWLDVVLALFGLSDNAQWNWVVQEIRLPRVILGILVGAGLAVAGAAMQGLFRNPLADPGLVGVSTGAALAAVSVIVLGSTYLAGWTAMTGYYAVPIAAFLGGLTITWLIYQIATKDGRTDVALMLLAGIAINAIAGAATGVLTYYSTDEALRSLTFWTMGSLASATWTDVLVSGIPILLAIGLLPYFALTLNAFLMGERVSEHIGFNVKLAKRAIIVLTALSVGAAVAVSGVIGFVGLVAPHLVRLLLGPDHRWVLPGSALMGAILVILSDSIARIIVAPAELPIGLVMAAIGGPFFLALLLQRRNRVGF, from the coding sequence GTGAGATTAATTAAATGTGCGCCTTGCGGCTTATCGGTATTGGTGATTGTGGTTTTACTGATGGCCGTGGTGTCCATGACGATAGGTGCGATTCAGATTGGCTGGCTAGATGTGGTGCTGGCGTTGTTTGGGTTATCGGATAATGCGCAGTGGAATTGGGTGGTGCAGGAGATCCGTTTGCCGCGTGTCATTCTGGGGATACTGGTCGGTGCCGGTTTAGCGGTGGCTGGTGCGGCGATGCAGGGATTGTTTCGCAACCCTTTAGCCGATCCAGGCCTGGTTGGCGTGTCCACCGGCGCGGCGTTGGCGGCGGTGTCGGTGATTGTATTGGGATCAACTTATCTTGCCGGTTGGACAGCTATGACCGGCTATTATGCGGTGCCGATTGCCGCGTTTTTGGGCGGCTTAACGATTACTTGGCTGATTTATCAAATCGCCACCAAAGATGGCCGAACCGATGTCGCGCTGATGCTGTTGGCGGGGATTGCGATTAATGCCATTGCCGGTGCGGCCACTGGGGTCTTGACCTATTATTCAACCGATGAAGCCTTGCGCAGCTTGACCTTCTGGACGATGGGTTCCTTGGCAAGTGCAACCTGGACAGATGTATTGGTATCGGGTATTCCGATTTTGTTGGCTATAGGTTTATTACCCTATTTTGCCTTAACCCTGAATGCGTTTTTAATGGGAGAAAGAGTCAGCGAACATATCGGTTTTAATGTCAAGCTTGCCAAGCGCGCGATCATTGTGTTGACCGCATTGAGTGTGGGTGCGGCGGTCGCAGTCAGTGGGGTGATTGGGTTTGTCGGCTTGGTCGCGCCACATCTGGTGCGTTTGTTGTTAGGGCCTGATCATCGTTGGGTATTGCCGGGTAGTGCATTAATGGGCGCGATTTTAGTGATTTTATCTGACTCGATTGCCAGAATAATTGTTGCCCCGGCGGAGTTACCTATTGGGCTGGTGATGGCGGCGATTGGTGGGCCGTTCTTCCTTGCTTTGTTACTCCAGCGTCGTAACCGAGTTGGTTTTTAA
- a CDS encoding heme/hemin ABC transporter substrate-binding protein, translating into MIKPSVVHFWILMFLGLVLLMGLGHKAQAAERIVTIDGSVTEIVFALGLGDKVVGRDITSRYPEAVNDLPDVGYMRQLTVEGVLSLSPDLIIATSDAKPSKTLDRLQASGIRVEIIDNTPSLDGIMHKVEQIAAVLGVPERGRDLNQVIAQEFDQAIAIIAEQQASGASQPQGIFVLTVRNGNLSVAGKGSRANELLKMIGVTNPVEQQIYNYQPLSAEAAININPDFIFMLEQGVSMSGGKQAVLNNPVLKHTQAFDQQRLIIMPNDALSFGPRLGQMISHVYQQWQQESSATRLMAKNGNQ; encoded by the coding sequence ATGATTAAACCAAGCGTTGTTCACTTTTGGATACTGATGTTTTTGGGTCTTGTTTTACTAATGGGTTTGGGGCATAAAGCGCAGGCTGCGGAGCGGATTGTTACGATTGATGGCTCGGTTACAGAAATTGTGTTTGCGCTCGGATTAGGCGATAAAGTGGTAGGGCGTGACATTACCAGTCGTTACCCTGAGGCGGTGAACGACCTGCCGGATGTGGGTTATATGCGCCAACTCACGGTTGAGGGGGTCTTGTCACTGAGTCCGGATTTAATTATTGCGACCAGTGATGCCAAGCCCAGCAAAACCCTAGATCGGCTTCAGGCATCGGGTATTCGGGTTGAGATTATAGATAATACGCCCAGTTTAGACGGTATTATGCATAAGGTTGAGCAGATTGCGGCGGTGTTGGGTGTGCCGGAGCGAGGTCGTGATCTTAATCAGGTTATAGCGCAGGAATTTGATCAAGCTATCGCGATCATTGCTGAGCAACAGGCTAGCGGAGCGAGTCAACCGCAAGGGATTTTTGTTTTAACCGTGCGCAATGGTAATTTGTCGGTAGCCGGAAAAGGCAGTCGTGCCAACGAACTTCTGAAGATGATTGGCGTGACCAATCCAGTGGAGCAGCAGATCTATAATTACCAGCCGTTGTCAGCAGAAGCGGCTATTAATATTAATCCAGATTTTATTTTTATGCTGGAACAGGGTGTCAGTATGTCAGGAGGTAAGCAAGCCGTGTTAAATAATCCGGTGTTGAAGCATACGCAGGCGTTTGACCAGCAGCGTTTAATTATCATGCCGAATGATGCCTTGAGCTTTGGTCCTAGATTGGGGCAAATGATCAGCCATGTATATCAACAATGGCAGCAAGAATCAAGCGCAACACGCCTTATGGCTAAAAACGGGAATCAATAA
- a CDS encoding ChuX/HutX family heme-like substrate-binding protein, whose product MEIEFDRPSLLVAKQRCIDEKKRARNAAQLMGISELMYVLLGDLQKIHFIRKQDFKPLLQAFSGQFAMALTRNDAVVLEHTGELCYECYASGLVGWSQQDWLAEFDLSCWHYAIWLGADSRPSLQFYDASGEALHKLFVVDQTDRQGFMNAIAPFLMNPQDWAREVGVEGDPARSSREAGIERWLFMKLQACLKEHESVKSCRLIDKEALLLDWRLLSHRDNIGSLFKQYKITRPAGYALLSEGVFQLDTSALGQIFNHVRDKHLAVKITVANAGAIQTHRGLVNKLVTVGPWFNVLDPAFNMHLMETEVASIWLLTKGFDDDFAAHIECFDHQERLIISIAPCATERPADDQEWWNLINDLAYSARRVA is encoded by the coding sequence ATGGAAATTGAATTTGATCGTCCCAGCTTGCTTGTTGCAAAGCAGCGTTGTATCGATGAGAAAAAACGCGCTAGAAACGCGGCGCAATTGATGGGTATTTCAGAGCTGATGTATGTTTTATTGGGTGACTTACAGAAGATTCATTTTATTCGCAAGCAGGATTTTAAGCCGCTGCTACAAGCCTTTTCTGGTCAATTCGCGATGGCGTTAACGCGCAATGATGCGGTTGTTTTAGAGCACACCGGTGAGTTATGTTATGAATGTTATGCATCTGGCTTAGTAGGTTGGAGTCAACAAGATTGGCTGGCAGAGTTTGATTTGTCTTGTTGGCATTATGCTATTTGGTTAGGAGCTGACTCTCGGCCTTCATTGCAGTTTTATGATGCATCAGGTGAGGCTTTACATAAGCTGTTTGTTGTTGATCAGACTGATCGACAAGGATTTATGAATGCTATAGCTCCTTTTTTGATGAATCCACAGGATTGGGCTAGAGAAGTGGGGGTTGAAGGGGATCCAGCAAGATCAAGTCGGGAAGCAGGTATTGAGCGTTGGTTGTTTATGAAGTTGCAGGCCTGCTTAAAAGAACATGAGTCAGTGAAATCCTGCCGATTGATTGATAAGGAGGCGTTGTTGCTCGATTGGCGATTGCTATCTCACCGTGACAATATAGGTTCACTTTTCAAACAGTATAAAATTACGCGTCCTGCTGGCTATGCGTTATTGAGTGAGGGGGTTTTTCAGCTAGACACATCGGCACTAGGTCAAATTTTCAATCACGTCAGGGATAAGCATTTGGCCGTTAAAATTACTGTTGCTAATGCCGGTGCTATCCAAACACATCGTGGATTAGTTAATAAATTAGTTACAGTTGGGCCTTGGTTTAATGTATTGGATCCCGCGTTTAATATGCATTTGATGGAAACGGAGGTGGCCAGTATTTGGTTGTTAACCAAAGGGTTTGATGATGACTTTGCTGCACACATTGAATGTTTTGATCATCAAGAGCGGTTAATTATTTCGATCGCCCCATGCGCCACAGAACGGCCTGCAGATGATCAGGAATGGTGGAATTTAATCAATGACTTAGCTTATAGTGCAAGGAGGGTGGCATGA
- a CDS encoding HugZ family pyridoxamine 5'-phosphate oxidase: MERLPMQSVAMDFQQFLTSQNSAVLATLDTNQLPNASYAPYLWHDGKLYIYVSELAKHTGNLFVRPGLSVMVIEDEKTCQNIFARKRATLMATAKPIDRQHPNWADLMHHYVSHHGETALHLQNLKDFHLFELEVLSATFVRGFAQAYTLNGDALNEVKHMNDRGHGQSSRHLTDAQAS, encoded by the coding sequence ATGGAACGCCTACCTATGCAATCAGTCGCGATGGATTTTCAACAATTTTTAACGTCGCAAAACAGCGCTGTCTTGGCTACGCTGGATACCAATCAGCTACCCAATGCCAGTTATGCGCCCTACCTTTGGCATGATGGAAAACTTTACATTTATGTGTCTGAGTTAGCCAAACATACGGGTAATTTATTTGTGCGCCCCGGCCTGAGTGTCATGGTGATTGAAGATGAAAAAACCTGTCAAAACATTTTTGCACGCAAAAGAGCAACACTGATGGCTACCGCTAAACCTATAGATCGCCAACACCCTAACTGGGCGGACCTAATGCATCACTATGTTAGTCACCATGGTGAAACAGCCTTACATCTTCAAAACCTTAAAGACTTTCATTTGTTTGAATTAGAGGTGTTATCAGCCACTTTTGTTAGAGGTTTTGCCCAAGCATATACCCTAAATGGCGATGCCTTAAACGAGGTTAAACATATGAATGATCGTGGCCACGGCCAATCTTCACGTCATCTCACCGACGCACAAGCATCCTAG